Proteins encoded in a region of the Megalops cyprinoides isolate fMegCyp1 chromosome 3, fMegCyp1.pri, whole genome shotgun sequence genome:
- the fdx1b gene encoding ferredoxin 1b: MASCVRLRSVLPSLMSSVAISQSSEVQPCFGHPWMPGSQHYRAFSTHPILCSSSLGNSSAADKVSVHFVNQDGVKITTAVTEGESLLDVVIKKNLDISGFGACEGTLACSTCHLILDENIYEKLDPMVDEEMDMLDLAYGITKTSRLGCQVCVQKWMDGMTVQVPQEIKDMRNAVGSAGSQ, from the exons ATGGCAAGTTGTGTGCGTCTGCGCTCCGTCCTCCCCAGCCTGATGTCCAGTGTGGCTATCTCCCAAAGCTCTGAGGTCCAGCCTTGTTTCGGCCACCCCTGGATGCCAGGTAGCCAGCACTACAGAGCCTTCAGTACGCATCCTATCCTTTGCAGCAGTTCCTTGGGCAACAG CTCAGCTGCAGACAAGGTTTCGGTGCATTTTGTTAACCAAGATGGGGTCAAAATCACCACTGCAGTCACAGAAGGTGAATCCCTGCTGGATGTTGTCATCAAGAAGAACTTAGACATAAGTGGTTTTG GGGCCTGTGAAGGGACTTTGGCCTGCTCCACTTGCCACCTTATTCTGGACGAGAACATTTATGAGAAACTTGATCCCATGGTAGATGAGGAGATGGATATGCTGGACTTGGCTTACGGAATAACTAAAAC gtCTCGTCTCGGCTGTCAAGTGTGTGTGCAAAAATGGATGGACGGCATGACAGTGCAAGTGCCACAGGAGATCAAGGACATGAGGAATGCTGTGGGGTCAGCGGGGAGTCAGTGA